The following nucleotide sequence is from Prosthecobacter dejongeii.
GTGAGCCCGCAGATGCCGGTGAATGGGAAGGGAGAGCAAGCAGCGCTGGCAGAGCTGGTGCAGAGTCGGCATGGAAGTTTGGCGCAGGCGTATCGAATGAGTGAAGTGGGAGAGGCATTGGATACACGGATCCAGAACGTGAATGAGCGAGGGGATACAGTGCCCCCAGTGGCAGGCCGTGACAGCGATGGCGATGGCTTGTCTGACCTGGAGGAAGTCCTTCTGGGAGCTAGCCGCGATACCGTCCTGCGTGTGGGTGATTTTGTAGACCTGAACCTGGGCGCATTCGCCACCGGGGGCCAGACCTTGAAGATCGTGGGCCGCCTACCTGCTGGACTAACATTCAATGCAACCACAGGTCGCCTCAGTGGTGTCTTGAGTGGTACAGCCGCCCTTTATGACCTGCAATTGCTGGTCATGCAGGGAACCATCCCCCTCAGAGCCTACAATCTACAGTTGACGGTAGAAGCCTTCCCTGCACGTCTCTTGGCTGGTTATGAGGCACTCCTTGTCGGTATTGATGACCTCCCTAAAGGCATCCTGCGCTTGAGCGTGACCCGGCCTAGCCTGTGGACAGGTTCCTTGGAAGTGATCGGCCAGGGCCGCCGTTCTGGGACGGGCAGCTTCGTGCTGGTGCCGGGACGTCAAAGCTCGGAAATACAAATGGTCTTCAAAGGCACAGCTACAGTGCCTCAGGCCAATGTCACCGTGACCATCAATGCAGAGTCGGCCCTGGTATCCGGCACCTTTACTTCTGGCACTGTGACTGGTGAACTTCGAGGCTTCCGTCTGGCCTCTCTAGGGGGTAGCCCACCGGCCATTCGTAAGCTGAACCTCGTTCTGGATGCAGGTGTGCAAGATGGCGTGACTTATCCCGCAGGTTTTGGCTGGGCCAAAGGCTCCGTCACCACCAAAGGAGCTGTTTCATTCAAAGGTCAACTGGGCGACACCCAGGCCATTACTTTGACCGCTAACTTGGGCGTGACTGGTCAGGCCTTGGTCTGGACGCAGCCTTATCGGAACAAGGTGGACTCTTACTTCGGTGGTATCGTGCCGTTGCCGAACGTGGGCCAGCCTGAGGCGACGGTGGAACAACTGACGCCGGGAACTTGGTGGTTCAAAGCTGCGGATGAGAAGGAACTTAGCTACTTCGCAGGCTTCGCAGAACCTTTGCCCGTCAATGCGGTCGCTGCGGCTTTTGACACGATTAAAACTTCCGACGAATTGAGCACAGCGCTCGGTTTGACTGCTTCTACTCTGAATGTGGAAATCGAAGGTTCAGGCTTGAGCAGCACCACAGGTGTGCCTGTCTTACTGCCAACGGCCTTTAACCTTGCGACGAATTTCTCACTCACCACTTCTGCGCCTGTAAGTGGTTCCCCTGCGGCTTGGACGGGTAAGATCAATAAGGCCGATGGCAGCCTCACCGGCACACTGACCCTACCCGTGACTTCGAGTAACCTCGCCAGCAAAGCTCCGGTCACTGGCGTGTTGCTCCCAGGTCTCCCATCCGGCAATACCATCGGCGCAGGTCTGATCCGCGTGACAGTGCCCGGTAAGAAAGGGCAGTTCCAGACTTCCTCGCTTTTGATAGAGAAATAATACCCCCCAATGCTTACCTCCCACCATCACGCCCCCCCCAGTGATTGTTCAGAGCCCGCCGCCTTACGGTGCTCATCGAGTCTAACGTTCAAGCATGGGAAGGGGGTGGGGAGTCGGTTGCCGAGAGCCGGATTCACCCTGGTGGTGACGCTCGTCATCCTGGCTGCGGTGACGATTCTGGTCGTAGGTTTATATGGCATCGTCTCGCGGGAAAGTCAGACCTCAGCGAGTTACGATGCCGTGGACCAGGCAGATTTAGCCATGCAGTCAGGCTTGGAACATGTGGGTGCCTTACTCAAAGGCTCCCTGGCTGATGAGTTGGGCGTGGTTTTTTCAGTGCCGCTGACGCCAGCGGTGGATGAAAAACAGAGGCCGCGTGAGATGCTCGTCGCTGCTAATTACGACGTGTCTTCCAAGCTGTGGAAATACCAGCCTCTAGCTTCAGGGGTTGCCCGCCCGGTGGATGGGGACAAGCTTAAAATGCCGCCCGCGCAGTTTGAGAAACTACCTGCCAAAGATCCCACCGTCGGCCCCTCCGTGGAGGTGAATGAACTGGAAGCGAGAAGGCTGCCTGCTCCTGAACCGTGGATGGCCCGCGTGCCTCGTTACTGGATGCAAATGACCCTGCCTTCTGAGGAGAAAACTCCACAAGGTGAAGAAGGGGAACAAGAAGAAGATCCCAATGCGGAAAAGCTGGTGGCCAGGTATTCATTTTATGTGGAAGACCTGCAAAGCAAACTGAGCCTCGCCAATTCAGGGATTCATGACAGCGATAGGGACCTCCCTCATTTCCAACCCGATTTGGTGGATACCCTGACTCCTCTGATCCCGAATTTACCGGGCATAAAAGTTGATCCCGGTGGTCGTTGGCGGCGGCAGCCTACTTCCGTCTGGACCCTGCTGCGCCCGGATCTGGAACCTATCAATGCTGACGCCTTGCCTAAAACAGTCAATGCCATGCATCGCCGCCTCACGGCGATTAATTCCAAACGCCTCGCTTTTAGCCCCGAAATGTGGCGTGAATTGCTCATCACGCCAGATCCACTGACGAACTGGCCAGGGCTGGATATCGTGCGCCTAAATGGCCCCGAAGCACGGTTGGCTAACGGATCCCTCGCAGATCCGCAGTTGCGGGCTTTGGAGGAGAACACCACAGGTTACCTCAAG
It contains:
- a CDS encoding putative Ig domain-containing protein, with the protein product VSPQMPVNGKGEQAALAELVQSRHGSLAQAYRMSEVGEALDTRIQNVNERGDTVPPVAGRDSDGDGLSDLEEVLLGASRDTVLRVGDFVDLNLGAFATGGQTLKIVGRLPAGLTFNATTGRLSGVLSGTAALYDLQLLVMQGTIPLRAYNLQLTVEAFPARLLAGYEALLVGIDDLPKGILRLSVTRPSLWTGSLEVIGQGRRSGTGSFVLVPGRQSSEIQMVFKGTATVPQANVTVTINAESALVSGTFTSGTVTGELRGFRLASLGGSPPAIRKLNLVLDAGVQDGVTYPAGFGWAKGSVTTKGAVSFKGQLGDTQAITLTANLGVTGQALVWTQPYRNKVDSYFGGIVPLPNVGQPEATVEQLTPGTWWFKAADEKELSYFAGFAEPLPVNAVAAAFDTIKTSDELSTALGLTASTLNVEIEGSGLSSTTGVPVLLPTAFNLATNFSLTTSAPVSGSPAAWTGKINKADGSLTGTLTLPVTSSNLASKAPVTGVLLPGLPSGNTIGAGLIRVTVPGKKGQFQTSSLLIEK